A genomic segment from Ruegeria sp. TM1040 encodes:
- the msrP gene encoding protein-methionine-sulfoxide reductase catalytic subunit MsrP translates to MAKRWTDDLTAADVTPEAVFWNRRKLLAGLAGAGLGSIASGAIADDALEPNTWEEVTTYCNFYEFGTGKTDPATYAHEMTTSPWEVEIDGLVDNPGTYGFEQILAEMTLEERIYRFRCVEAWSMVIPWQGFELADLLNLAGVQEGAKYVAFETLLRPSEMPGTRYPVLDWPYREGLRLDEAMHPLTLMATGIFGKPLPNQNGAPLRLVVPWKYGFKSIKSVVKITLTDQEPPTSWNMANAREYGFYSNVNPEVDHPRWSQATERRIGGGLFSRRQPTLMFNGYEKEVASLYDGMDLTKYF, encoded by the coding sequence ATGGCGAAGCGCTGGACCGACGACCTGACTGCTGCGGATGTCACCCCCGAAGCCGTGTTCTGGAATAGACGCAAGCTCCTTGCTGGACTCGCAGGCGCAGGCCTGGGATCAATCGCAAGCGGTGCGATTGCCGATGACGCGCTTGAGCCAAACACTTGGGAAGAAGTCACGACCTACTGCAACTTTTATGAGTTCGGCACTGGCAAGACAGATCCAGCGACTTACGCCCATGAGATGACAACCTCGCCATGGGAGGTCGAAATCGATGGGCTCGTGGACAACCCCGGCACCTATGGTTTTGAACAGATCCTCGCGGAAATGACTCTGGAGGAACGCATCTACCGGTTTCGCTGTGTCGAGGCCTGGTCGATGGTGATCCCTTGGCAAGGGTTTGAGCTGGCGGACCTGCTAAACCTCGCTGGGGTGCAGGAGGGTGCCAAATATGTGGCGTTTGAGACTTTGCTGCGCCCGAGCGAAATGCCTGGCACGCGCTATCCGGTGCTGGATTGGCCTTACCGCGAGGGGCTGCGCCTTGATGAGGCGATGCACCCGCTGACCCTGATGGCGACAGGGATTTTTGGCAAGCCGCTGCCCAACCAGAATGGTGCACCGCTGCGTCTGGTGGTGCCGTGGAAGTATGGCTTCAAGTCGATCAAGTCGGTTGTGAAAATCACGCTTACCGATCAGGAGCCTCCGACCAGCTGGAATATGGCAAATGCCCGCGAATATGGGTTCTACAGCAATGTGAACCCGGAGGTGGATCACCCCCGTTGGAGTCAGGCCACAGAACGCCGGATCGGCGGCGGGCTGTTCTCGCGGCGCCAGCCGACCTTGATGTTCAATGGATATGAAAAAGAGGTGGCCTCGCTCTATGACGGTATGGATCTGACAAAGTACTTCTGA
- the msrQ gene encoding protein-methionine-sulfoxide reductase heme-binding subunit MsrQ gives MDLSTLNTALRRVPSWLVYLCGLAPAVWLFWQGLTGALGVEPIKALEHRYGELALQFLIASLAVTPLRRIVGLNLMSHRRALGLLSFVYVVCHLLVWLLLDVQIPSQILADIAKRPYITVGMLAFVLLVPLALTSNVVSIRKLGTRWRKLHKLSYPAAILAAVHFVLLAKGFQIEPLLYLGGIGVLLVLRLRLPAPKRA, from the coding sequence ATGGATCTCTCCACTCTGAATACGGCACTCCGTCGGGTGCCGTCCTGGCTTGTCTATCTATGTGGGCTTGCACCTGCGGTCTGGCTTTTCTGGCAGGGCCTCACAGGGGCGCTGGGTGTGGAGCCGATCAAGGCACTCGAGCATCGCTACGGAGAACTGGCACTTCAGTTCCTCATTGCCTCCCTCGCGGTAACTCCTCTGCGGCGCATTGTTGGACTGAACCTCATGTCTCACCGGCGGGCACTTGGGCTTTTGAGTTTCGTCTATGTGGTTTGTCACTTATTGGTCTGGCTCCTGCTGGACGTTCAGATCCCGAGCCAAATCCTCGCCGACATTGCAAAGCGACCCTATATCACTGTGGGGATGCTGGCGTTTGTGCTGCTGGTCCCGCTTGCACTGACCTCGAATGTGGTGTCGATCCGCAAGCTCGGTACGCGTTGGCGCAAGCTCCACAAACTAAGCTACCCCGCCGCAATCTTGGCTGCGGTTCATTTTGTTCTTCTGGCGAAAGGATTTCAGATCGAACCTCTGCTGTATCTGGGGGGAATCGGTGTATTGCTGGTGCTGCGGCTTCGACTCCCAGCCCCCAAACGGGCCTGA